In Desulfosudis oleivorans Hxd3, the DNA window TTTCCCAGCAAATGGTGGCAAAGTCCGCATCAATGGTGGTAACCGACTTTTCTTCTTTTTCCACGTAGACCAGCCGGGTCTGGCCGCCCGTTTCAAGGCGCCACTCCACGTCGGTGCGGTCCGACTCCACGCATTGCAGGTATTGATACCGCTCCACGCCAAAGCCGATCACGCCGGTATACAGAGACAGCCACAGGCCCACTGCCATCATACACACCATCGGGGTGGATCGCATTTTCATTAACAACACCTTTCTGTGCTCGATCATTCTGTACAGCCGATAAAACGCAGGGAGTATCATAGGGAACGCGGCGGCATGTGTCAATGCTGTTGTAGTTGACCCGGCTGACTGTTTTGGCTACAGTCTTTTTTCAAACCATCACAGGGGGCCTGAAATGAATATTCAGTGCGAGGTGCCGGCCTGCAACGTGCCGGAAAAGGAGATTCGGGCGGTTTTAAAAAACCACACAACCGTGGCCGTGGTCGGCATCTCCCACAAGCCGGAGCGGGACAGCCATAAGGTCGCCGCCTATCTTCTGGGCGCCGGATACCGGATGGTGCCGGTCCACCCTCTTCAAAAAGAGATATTGGGGCAAACCGTTTATCCGGATCTGGCCGCTGTGCCGTTTCCCATAGAGATTGTAAACATCTTTCGAAGGCCCGACATGGTGGAACCCATCGTGGACCAGGCCATTGCCGTAAACGCCAGGGTGGTATGGATGCAGGTGGGCGTTGTCAACAACAAAGCCGCGCGAAAAGCCGAGGCGGCCGGGCTTCGCGTAATCATGAACAGATGCATCAAGACGGAACACATGAAGATGGTCGCGCAAGCCATGTCAGGCTGAATGTTGCCTTTCGTGTTCTGCTTCGATCTTCTCCGGTCCCGTTTCCCATCAACACTCACGACTCCGCAAAAAAGGGCCGGTCATGGCCGCAAGCAGCCATGACCGGCGCGAGAAACAGGTCAATACCAGACGAACTGGAATATTTCATGAAATGTTCGGGCTAGGCCGGATGTTTCACGAGTTGATTTGGCCGCAGATGTAAGGCGCAGGACGCGAAGCTGTAGTCAATCTACCGCGAGCGGCCTGCAACACAGCAGATGCGGCCAAGGCGGCTCGCCCGAAGGGTGAATGTTTCGACATAGAAATCGACGGAAAAGACATCAAACCGCTCAGACAGTTTGTATTTTGCAAAACCGTCTGAATATTATCGCAACAGGCTGTGTTTGATGTAACTATTTATCCATGTCGAAACATTCATGAAATATCCGGGCTAGGCTCCGCCCTCCATCTTGCACTGGGTAAAGTCGATCTCCTGGCCGCACTTATCACATTTGTGGGTCCGGTCAAACTCGTCGGAAAAGATCTCCTTGGACTCCCCGCAGTTGGGACAATTACAACTGAAGGACTTCAGGTGTTTGAACTGCTCGAATCCCGGGCAGTGCTGAGGTGTGGTCATAACGCCCTCCTTGTCTCTGCCGGCGGCGACAAAGCATCCGCCGGCCAGGCAGTTTACATGTCGGCCTTCCAGTGGCCGTGAAGGTTGCAGTACTCTCTGGCCGTGATCTTGTCCGCGGCCATCACAAAAACGGCCTCGGGCGCGTCTCCGGGCTTGAGGAACTGGGTATAGCTCTTTCCATCGGCGATCAGCTCGATCCACTGAATGTAATGCTTCTCCTCCATGGGATGGGCAACGCTGCCCACCTTGACCGTAATCTTGTCGCCGGACTTTTCAATCACCGGCACATGTTTTTCCTTGGCCGCGTCCACGGTGTTTTCCGTCATCAGGTTCATGGGCTGGTCGCAGCATACCAGGGTACCGTCACTGCCGAACATCACCTCCACGATATTTCCGCATAACTCGCATTTATAAATCTGAAATCGTTCCGCCATGACAAACCTCCTTGGAATTTTATTATAATGAAAAGATGGCAGCGGCTCGTCGACATGCCGGCGTCTCATGACCGACCGGCGCGAACCGCTGAATAAGTAGAAATATAGGCACTAAGAAAAATAATGTCAAGGCCGCCGGACAATCTTGTGCCTCAGATGTGGTGAAGCGCCAGGGGGGAAGCCAGCCGGGTATTGGCCTTTTTCAGCAGCGCCTCCGAAGAGATCACCACCGTTCCACAGTGCTCCTGTCCGGTGGGAAAATGGCGCAGGGCCACGGCCCTGACCTTTTCCCTGGTCACGGTCAGCACCCCTTCCTTGAACCGCTGCCGGCAGGTATCGGTAACGCCGACAAGCTTTCGGTAAAAATCCCGGGTAGCGGCTTCGGCCGGGGTGTCGGGCTTGTCGATGTCCGAGCAGACCTGAAGCACGGACTCGGTGATCTCTTCGTCTGTGTAGTCACCGGACTGAATATAGGCCACGGCCCGTGTGTAGACCTCCAGCGTGGCCCGAATGTGGGGGTCCCGGTAGGAGGCAAAACAGAACCGGCCGTCTTCCGGGTTATACAGGGCAAACCCGCCGTAGGCACCGCCCTTTTCCCGTATCTCCCGGTGAAGAAACGTGGACCGCAGCAGTTTGCTGATCACGGCCAGCACGGGCGCGTCTTCGTGGTCCATGCGAATGGTGGGAAAAACCGATGCCACAAAGGACACTGCCGTGGAAGTGTACCATCCCTCCCTGGGCGGCTGCGTGTCATGTTCAATGGCCTGCCCCCTGAATTCAGCCGGCATCGCGCCGGCTCCCAGGTTTTCCACCATGGCCCGGGCCAGACCGGAGGCCGTGTCCAGACCCTTTCCATGGCCGACCAGGCCGACTTGAAGGTTTTCTTTTGAAAAGAGGTTCCGTCCAATCAGGCAAAGCCTGTCTGCAATGGCGGCCAGGGCGGGCCCTTCCAGGTCGGCGGTCAGGGACTTGAAGTATTGCAGCTGGCCAATGCCGTGCCACATCTCGGAAAGATGGCTGGCAAAAGAAACGTGCCGTGACGCCAGGGAGATGGCGTACCGGTGGCCGTTGTGGACCACGGCCGATTCCATGTGGGCCCGGTACTCGGCCACCAGCTGGCCAAGCCGCTGATGGTCGGCAAAACTGTAGTCGCACAGCAGTTCCCGCACAAGATCGAACATTTGCTCGATCTTCCGGTCCAGGCACTTTCCGGAAAACGAGATGTAGGGAATACATTCGCCCGTTTCCCCGTACCGGGTCCGGGCCTGGGCCGACAGGCCAAGGCCACCGGTGTGCATGTCGATCAGCCGCTCCAGGGCCACATAATCGTGCCGGCGTGTGCCCATGCGGGGAAGTGCCGCGCAGAAGAAGGGGACCAGGGGCAGCAGGTCCGGCGAAAGCCGGTCGATGCCCACAGCCGACGTATAATATAGGATACCGGAGGTGGGCTGGTCATAACAGCGCAGGGGCTCGGCCGCCATGACCGGGGCCACGGTCCGGACCGACGCGTCAATGTCGGAAAGCGTCAGGGTGGGCAGAACCGTAAGGTCCTCATCGGTCATCTGAAGGGCGTCCAGTTCCCGGGCATCCTGTTGAATCTTGTCCAGTGCTTCAGGGGAGAGGGACGCGGCGACACGGGCCAGTTCCCGCTCTTCTTCGGCCTGTTCCCTGGCCCCCATTTCCATGTCCGGTTCCAGGGTAAAACGCACCCGGTGGGGGTTGTTTAAAAACCACCGCCGGATCGAATTTTCCAGAAACGGTCCCCGGCCGGTTTCCCCGGTCAGGCGTTCCAGGTAGGGGTCAAGTTGAATGATCTCGGCGGGATCGGTGCCGTGAAGCCAGCTGCCGCAAAGGGTCAGCAACAGCTTGATGCCGTAGGGATAGGGCGTGTTGGATATCTCCCGGCGGTGAAACTCAATCTGGTGAATGGCCGATTCCACCAGCTCCGGATCAATACCCCGGTCCGCCACATCGGTCAGGGTGTCGACAATGATCTTTTCCACGGCTTCGGCGTCGTCTTTTCCCACGTCCTTCAGGCCGCAGGCAAACAGGGTGTCCTTCATGTCCGGGTCGTATCCCGTGCCATCGCAAAGGGCGCTTCCCAGGCCGGAATCGATCAGGGCCTTGTACAGGGGTGCCCCGGGATTGCCCAGCAGTACCTGCTCCAGCAATACCAGGACGAACACGTCAAAGCTCTCCTGCACATCGGCCATGAGCCAGGCCACGCAGGCCTGGTATTTTTTTGCCGGGTCTTCGTCCGGCGCCAGCGGATAGGCGTGGGCCACTTGCCGGGGGACCTGCCACCGGGGCTGGGACGCCACCTGCGTATCGGGGTCGATACGGGAAAACCGGCAAAGCGCGTGGTCGTTGATATAGGCCAGGTGCTCCTGCAGGGGAATGTCGCCGTAGGTATAAAAGTAAGCGTTGCTGGGATGGTAGTGACGCCGGTGAAAATCCCGCAGCTGCTCCCAGGTCAGTGTCGGGATCACCGCCGGATCACCGCCGGAGTTGTTGCTGTAGGTGGTGTCCGGGCAAAGAGCGGCGGTCAGGGCACGGGACATCACCTGGTCCGGCGATGACATGGCCCCCTTCATCTCATTATAGACCACGCCCTTGTAGGCAAGCTCCGGCGCTCCCTGGCCTTCGGCCGCCTTTACCACCTCCAGGCGGTGGCCCTCCTGCTTGAAAGCAAGCTCGGTCAGCAGGGGGAAAAACACGGCGTCCAGGTAGACATCGGCCAGGTTGTAAAAATCTTTTTTATTGGGAGAGGCAAAGGGATACAGGGTCCAGTCCGACGCAGTAAAGGCGTTCATGAAGGAATTCAAGCTGCGCCGGATCATGGAGAAAAACGGGTCCCGCACCGGATATTTTTCCGACCCGCACAGAATGGTATGTTCCAGGATATGGGCCACCCCGGTGGAGTCCCTGGGAACCGTCTTGAAGCCTACGCCGAACGTGTTTTCCCTGTCGGCGTTGGCGATATGCAGGTGTTGCGCGCCGGTGGCCTCGTGCACCAGTTCGTAAACCAGCGATTGAATATCGTCAAACGCAATAACCTGTTTTACCCGGTAACCGCTTACCCGTGAGCCGACGTCAAGACCGGCGCCGTTTGTCATTTACCTCTCCGTTTCCGCTGCCGCTGCCGCTGTCGAACAAAAACCCCGCCCGCCTTTTATTTTACCGCCACGTATACGCCGC includes these proteins:
- a CDS encoding CoA-binding protein, whose protein sequence is MNIQCEVPACNVPEKEIRAVLKNHTTVAVVGISHKPERDSHKVAAYLLGAGYRMVPVHPLQKEILGQTVYPDLAAVPFPIEIVNIFRRPDMVEPIVDQAIAVNARVVWMQVGVVNNKAARKAEAAGLRVIMNRCIKTEHMKMVAQAMSG
- a CDS encoding desulfoferrodoxin, which produces MAERFQIYKCELCGNIVEVMFGSDGTLVCCDQPMNLMTENTVDAAKEKHVPVIEKSGDKITVKVGSVAHPMEEKHYIQWIELIADGKSYTQFLKPGDAPEAVFVMAADKITAREYCNLHGHWKADM
- a CDS encoding insulinase family protein, yielding MTNGAGLDVGSRVSGYRVKQVIAFDDIQSLVYELVHEATGAQHLHIANADRENTFGVGFKTVPRDSTGVAHILEHTILCGSEKYPVRDPFFSMIRRSLNSFMNAFTASDWTLYPFASPNKKDFYNLADVYLDAVFFPLLTELAFKQEGHRLEVVKAAEGQGAPELAYKGVVYNEMKGAMSSPDQVMSRALTAALCPDTTYSNNSGGDPAVIPTLTWEQLRDFHRRHYHPSNAYFYTYGDIPLQEHLAYINDHALCRFSRIDPDTQVASQPRWQVPRQVAHAYPLAPDEDPAKKYQACVAWLMADVQESFDVFVLVLLEQVLLGNPGAPLYKALIDSGLGSALCDGTGYDPDMKDTLFACGLKDVGKDDAEAVEKIIVDTLTDVADRGIDPELVESAIHQIEFHRREISNTPYPYGIKLLLTLCGSWLHGTDPAEIIQLDPYLERLTGETGRGPFLENSIRRWFLNNPHRVRFTLEPDMEMGAREQAEEERELARVAASLSPEALDKIQQDARELDALQMTDEDLTVLPTLTLSDIDASVRTVAPVMAAEPLRCYDQPTSGILYYTSAVGIDRLSPDLLPLVPFFCAALPRMGTRRHDYVALERLIDMHTGGLGLSAQARTRYGETGECIPYISFSGKCLDRKIEQMFDLVRELLCDYSFADHQRLGQLVAEYRAHMESAVVHNGHRYAISLASRHVSFASHLSEMWHGIGQLQYFKSLTADLEGPALAAIADRLCLIGRNLFSKENLQVGLVGHGKGLDTASGLARAMVENLGAGAMPAEFRGQAIEHDTQPPREGWYTSTAVSFVASVFPTIRMDHEDAPVLAVISKLLRSTFLHREIREKGGAYGGFALYNPEDGRFCFASYRDPHIRATLEVYTRAVAYIQSGDYTDEEITESVLQVCSDIDKPDTPAEAATRDFYRKLVGVTDTCRQRFKEGVLTVTREKVRAVALRHFPTGQEHCGTVVISSEALLKKANTRLASPLALHHI